A single Glycine soja cultivar W05 chromosome 14, ASM419377v2, whole genome shotgun sequence DNA region contains:
- the LOC114384997 gene encoding pentatricopeptide repeat-containing protein At1g12300, mitochondrial-like — MFMSRRLRYCLSLSIPNFPPFLPNFCFHSHSLPPLTHNADDAVSQFNHMFHVHPTPHTFHFNKILISLVNVKRYPTAISLYKQMELSGVEPDYFTLNIIINCFCHFGQVVLAFSGVSKILKLGYQPNTITLNTLMKGLCLEGKVKEALRFHDKVLAQGFRLSGISYGILINGVCKIGETRAAIRLLRRIERWSIRPNVVIYSMIIDRLCKDTLVDEAYDLYTEMVGKGISPDVVTYSILVSGFCIVGQLNRAIDLLNEMVLENINPDIYTYTILVDALCKEGKVKEAENVLAVMVKACVNLDVVVYSTLMDGYCLVNEVNNAKRVFYTMTQMGVTPDVHCYSIMINGLCKIKRVDEALNLFEEIHQKNMVPDTVTYTSLIDCLCKSGRISYVWDLFDEMLDRGQPPDVITYNNLIDALCKNGHLDRAIALFNKMKDQAIRPNVYTFTILLDGLCKVGRLKNALEFFQDLLTKGYCLNVRTYTVMINGLCKEGLLDEALALQSRMEDNGCISDAVTFEIMIRAFFDKDENDKAEKLVREMIARGLL; from the coding sequence ATGTTTATGTCAAGAAGATTAAGGTATTGTCTTTCTCTTTCCATTCCCAATTTTCCTCCTTTCCTTCCAAATTTTTGCTTCCACTCTCACTCTCTGCCACCACTCACTCACAATGCTGATGATGCTGTTTCCCAATTCAATCACATGTTCCATGTGCATCCAACCCCACACACTTTCCATTTTAACaagattttaatttctcttgTGAATGTTAAGCGTTACCCCACTGCTATTTCTCTTTATAAGCAAATGGAACTCAGTGGAGTTGAGCCAGACTATTTCACTTTGAACATAATTATTAACTGTTTCTGCCACTTTGGTCAAGTGGTCTTAGCCTTTTCTGGAGTGAGCAAGATTCTCAAACTTGGGTATCAGCCAAATACCATAACTTTGAACACACTCATGAAAGGCCTGTGCCTTGAGGGTAAGGTCAAGGAAGCGCTGCGCTTTCATGACAAGGTGTTAGCACAAGGGTTTCGGCTCAGCGGAATTAGTTATGGGATTTTGATTAATGGGGTGTGTAAAATAGGAGAAACTAGAGCTGCCATCCGGTTGCTAAGAAGGATTGAAAGGTGGTCGATTAGGCCTAATGTGGTAATATACAGCATGATCATTGATCGTCTGTGCAAAGATACACTTGTAGATGAGGCTTATGATTTGTATACTGAAATGGTGGGCAAGGGAATTTCACCTGATGTTGTCACTTATAGTATTTTAGTTAGTGGCTTTTGTATCGTGGGTCAACTGAACAGAGCAATTGatttgttaaatgaaatggtatTGGAAAACATTAACCCCGATATTTATACCTATACTATATTGGTTGATGCTTTATGTAAGGAAGGAAAGGTAAAAGAAGCTGAAAATGTGTTAGCTGTGATGGTGAAAGCATGTGTGAATCTTGATGTTGTTGTTTATAGTACTTTAATGGATGGATATTGCTTGGTTAATGAAGTGAATAATGCAAAACGTGTATTCTACACTATGACCCAAATGGGAGTAACTCCTGATGTTCACTGCTATAGTATCATGATTAATGGATTGTGCAAGATTAAAAGGGTGGATGaggccttgaatctctttgaagaAATTCATCAGAAAAATATGGTTCCTGATACAGTGACTTATACTTCTCTTATTGACTGTTTGTGCAAATCAGGGAGGATCTCTTATGTTTGGGATCTTTTTGATGAGATGCTTGATAGAGGTCAACCTCCTGATGTAATCACCTATAATAACTTGATAGATGCTTTATGCAAAAATGGTCATCTTGACAGGGCAATTGCATTGTTCAACAAAATGAAAGATCAGGCAATTCGGCCAAATGTGTACACATTCACTATACTTCTTGATGGACTATGCAAAGTTGGAAGACTTAAGAATGCACTAGAGTTTTTTCAAGATCTTTTGACTAAAGGCTATTGTCTAAATGTTCGGACATATACTGTTATGATCAATGGACTTTGTAAAGAGGGCTTGCTTGATGAAGCATTGGCCTTGCAATCAAGAATGGAAGACAATGGTTGCATCTCTGATGCTGTAACTTTTGAAATAATGATTCGTGCTTTCTTTGACAAAGACGAGAATGATAAGGCAGAAAAACTTGTTCGTGAAATGATTGCTAGAGGTCTATTGTAA